The Couchioplanes caeruleus nucleotide sequence GCCGACGCGGACCGGGCCGTCGCGGACGTCGGTCTGGCCGGCGCGGCGACCCAGCTGGTCGGCGCCCTGTCCGGCGGCCAGCGCAGCCGCGCGTCGCTGGCCTGCGCGATGATCGGGCGGCCCCGGCTGCTGGTCCTGGACGAGCCGACCGTCGGGCAGGACCCGGTCCTGCGCGCCGACCTCTGGGCGAAGTTCCACGCCCTGGCCGCCGAGGGCACCACGCTGCTGGTGTCGAGCCACGTCATGGACGAGGCGGGCCGCTGCGACCGGCTGCTGCTGATCCGCGAGGGCGAGCTGATCGGCGACGACACCCCGGCGGCGATCCGCGCCACGGCCGGCACCGACGACCTGGAGGAGGCGTTCCTGCGCCTCATCCGCGACCGCGAGGAGGTGCCGGCATGACCGCGATCAGCCCGCGCATCACCGCGAGCACGGCGGGCCGGGTCCTGCGGCAGCTGCGCCACGACCGGCGTACGGTCGCGCTGCTGGTGGTGGTGCCGGTCGCGCTGCTCACGCTGATCTACTTCATGTACGACACCGGCCGGGTCTTCGACCGGATCGCGCTCACGATGCTGGGCATCTTCCCCTTCGTGATCATGTTCCTGGTGACGAGCATCGCGATGCTGCGCGAGCGCACCTCCGGCACGCTCGAGCGGCTGCTCACCACGCCGCTGGGCAGGCTCGACCTGCTCTTCGGATACGGCATCGCGTTCGGTCTCGCCGCCGCGGTGCAGGCATCGGTCGCGGTGGCGGCGGCGTACTGGCTGCTCGGGCTGGACACGCTCGGCAACCCCGGGCTGGTGGTGCTGATCGCCGTGGTCGACGCGGTGCTCGGGGTCGCCCTCGGGCTGTTCTGCAGCGCGTTCGCGCGTACGGAATTCCAGGCCGTCCAGTTCCTGCCCGTGGTGGTCATCCCGCAGCTGCTGCTGTGCGGGTTGTTCGTGCCCCGGGAGCAGATGGCAGGGTGGCTCCAGGCGGCCAGCGACGTGTTCCCCCTGTCGTACGCGGTGGACGCGCTCACCCAGGTCGGGCGCTCCGCCGACCCGACCGGCACGATGTGGTGGGATCTGACGGTCGTCGCCGGCGCCGCGGTCCTGGCCCTGACACT carries:
- a CDS encoding ABC transporter permease; translation: MSPRITASTAGRVLRQLRHDRRTVALLVVVPVALLTLIYFMYDTGRVFDRIALTMLGIFPFVIMFLVTSIAMLRERTSGTLERLLTTPLGRLDLLFGYGIAFGLAAAVQASVAVAAAYWLLGLDTLGNPGLVVLIAVVDAVLGVALGLFCSAFARTEFQAVQFLPVVVIPQLLLCGLFVPREQMAGWLQAASDVFPLSYAVDALTQVGRSADPTGTMWWDLTVVAGAAVLALTLAAATLRRRTA
- a CDS encoding ABC transporter ATP-binding protein — protein: MTTAIEVRDLVIDRGKRRVLHGITCDIRSGSVTGLLGPSGSGKTTLIRAIVGVQIVRSGTVTVLGEPAGSPALRRTVGYVTQSPSVYADLSVRENARYFASLYGLTAADADRAVADVGLAGAATQLVGALSGGQRSRASLACAMIGRPRLLVLDEPTVGQDPVLRADLWAKFHALAAEGTTLLVSSHVMDEAGRCDRLLLIREGELIGDDTPAAIRATAGTDDLEEAFLRLIRDREEVPA